A single Chryseobacterium sp. DNA region contains:
- a CDS encoding cysteine desulfurase has product MFDIQEIRSQFSILDREVNGKPLVYLDNAATSQKPNSVLEVCHTYYTELNANVHRGIHTLSQLATEEMELSRRKIQKFINAEHDFEVIFTKGTTEGLNLIAYILTQKLKKDDEIIISYLEHHSNIVPWQMLCERTGAKLRIIPIDENGILQMDQFDQLLSEKTKVVSVNQVSNALGIVNPVDEIIAKTRKNTDAYIVIDGAQSAPHFNIDVQKMDCDFFVFSGHKMYAPMGTGILYGKREVLEALPPFHGGGEMIATCSFEGTTYAGLPFKYEAGTPNVGGNIALGAAVDFMNRIGHGNIQNHENALLEYAQRQLLEIEGLKIYGEKAKRTGVVSFNLEGVGISSDVGMILDKMGIAVRTGHHCTQPIMNFFNIAGTVRASFAVYNTFQEIDILVEGVKKAQRMLS; this is encoded by the coding sequence ATGTTTGACATTCAGGAAATAAGAAGCCAGTTTTCTATATTGGACAGGGAAGTAAATGGTAAGCCGCTGGTGTATTTGGATAATGCTGCTACCTCTCAAAAGCCAAATTCGGTTTTAGAAGTCTGTCACACATATTATACCGAACTTAATGCTAATGTTCACAGAGGAATTCATACACTGAGCCAATTGGCAACAGAGGAAATGGAGCTTTCCAGAAGAAAAATCCAGAAATTCATTAATGCTGAACATGATTTTGAAGTTATATTTACCAAAGGTACAACGGAAGGATTGAACCTCATCGCCTATATTTTGACCCAAAAATTGAAAAAAGATGATGAGATCATTATTTCATACCTTGAACACCATTCCAACATTGTGCCCTGGCAGATGCTTTGTGAAAGAACCGGAGCAAAGCTTCGTATTATCCCTATTGATGAAAATGGGATTCTTCAGATGGATCAGTTTGATCAGCTCTTGAGCGAAAAAACAAAGGTGGTTTCTGTCAATCAGGTATCCAATGCCTTGGGAATCGTGAATCCTGTGGACGAAATTATTGCAAAAACGAGAAAGAATACGGATGCTTACATTGTGATTGATGGAGCTCAGTCTGCTCCACATTTCAATATCGATGTTCAGAAGATGGATTGTGATTTCTTTGTGTTTTCGGGGCATAAAATGTATGCTCCAATGGGAACCGGTATTTTATATGGGAAACGCGAAGTACTGGAAGCTTTGCCGCCATTTCATGGAGGAGGAGAGATGATTGCTACCTGTTCTTTTGAAGGAACTACATATGCAGGATTGCCGTTTAAATATGAAGCCGGAACCCCTAACGTGGGTGGAAATATTGCGCTGGGCGCTGCTGTTGATTTTATGAACAGGATAGGGCACGGAAATATTCAAAACCACGAAAATGCGCTGCTTGAATATGCCCAGAGACAGCTTTTAGAAATAGAAGGCCTTAAAATCTACGGTGAAAAAGCAAAGAGAACAGGTGTTGTTTCTTTTAACTTGGAAGGCGTAGGGATTTCTTCTGATGTAGGGATGATCCTTGATAAAATGGGAATTGCTGTAAGAACGGGGCATCACTGTACACAACCTATTATGAACTTTTTTAATATCGCAGGAACTGTAAGAGCGAGCTTCGCGGTGTACAACACTTTCCAGGAAATCGATATCCTGGTAGAAGGAGTTAAAAAAGCGCAGCGAATGCTGAGTTAG
- the hemE gene encoding uroporphyrinogen decarboxylase: MIKNDLYLKALRGETVERPPVWMMRQAGRYLPEFIALRDQYDFFTRCQTPELAAEITIQPIRRFPLDAAILFSDILVVPQAMGIDFKMKESVGPWLDTPIRTMEQVQNIETPDVNDALGYVFDAIELTLQKLDNEIPLIGFAGSPWTILCYCVEGKGSKAFDIAKSFCFQQPEAAHLLLQKITDTTIAYLKRKVEKGVSAVQVFDSWGGMLSPADYQEFSWQYINQIVEALSPLTHVVVFGKGCWFALEDMTMSKASALGVDWTIKPEFARTLTNHTMTLQGNFDPARLHSTPETIKKMVTEMINRFGKDRYIANLGHGILPNIPVENAEAFIRAVVDWKPNL, from the coding sequence ATGATTAAAAACGACCTATATTTAAAAGCACTTCGCGGAGAAACCGTTGAAAGACCTCCTGTCTGGATGATGAGGCAGGCTGGAAGATATCTGCCGGAATTCATTGCTCTGAGAGACCAATATGATTTCTTTACAAGATGCCAGACCCCTGAACTTGCTGCGGAAATTACAATACAGCCTATCCGCAGATTTCCTTTGGATGCTGCGATTCTGTTTTCTGATATCCTGGTAGTACCTCAAGCGATGGGAATTGACTTCAAAATGAAGGAATCTGTAGGCCCGTGGCTGGACACTCCGATCAGAACAATGGAACAGGTTCAGAATATTGAGACGCCGGATGTGAACGATGCTTTAGGATACGTTTTTGATGCGATTGAACTGACTCTTCAAAAGCTGGATAATGAAATTCCTCTGATCGGTTTTGCAGGTTCTCCATGGACGATCCTTTGTTACTGTGTAGAAGGAAAGGGAAGCAAAGCTTTCGATATTGCAAAGTCATTCTGTTTCCAGCAGCCTGAGGCTGCTCATTTACTCCTTCAGAAGATCACAGATACTACAATTGCCTATTTAAAGAGAAAGGTAGAAAAAGGAGTTTCTGCCGTACAGGTATTTGACTCATGGGGCGGAATGCTTTCCCCTGCTGATTACCAGGAATTCTCATGGCAGTACATCAACCAGATCGTGGAAGCCCTAAGTCCTCTTACCCATGTGGTCGTATTCGGAAAAGGTTGCTGGTTTGCATTGGAAGATATGACTATGTCTAAAGCTTCTGCTCTTGGTGTCGACTGGACTATCAAGCCGGAATTCGCAAGAACGTTAACCAATCATACCATGACGTTACAGGGAAATTTTGATCCCGCAAGGCTTCACTCAACTCCTGAAACCATCAAGAAAATGGTCACTGAGATGATCAACCGTTTCGGAAAAGACAGATACATTGCCAATCTTGGGCACGGTATTTTACCCAACATCCCTGTAGAAAATGCAGAAGCATTCATCAGAGCTGTAGTCGACTGGAAGCCTAATCTTTAA
- a CDS encoding uroporphyrinogen-III synthase — MKILFTKNIDQTIISKELGEHVSADCVEVIKTQPIMISPFDLKNYSLIFTSVNGVISFFKNRFRPNEDFTAKNYNKIYCVGEKTKKALRKHGFGTFKVVKNAEMLSRFIIGKCQHEQFLHFCGNLAINVLDKDLPLQNIKYKKVTVYNTEETHPLITEKYHAAVFFSPSGVRSFAKQNSLEGMKLFSIGETTSGELRNYTKEKIFTSEDNNLISIFDLIRRETGSK; from the coding sequence ATGAAAATCTTATTTACCAAAAATATAGACCAGACGATTATATCCAAAGAATTAGGAGAGCATGTTTCGGCTGACTGTGTTGAGGTAATTAAGACCCAGCCTATCATGATCAGTCCGTTTGATCTGAAAAACTATTCATTGATTTTCACCAGTGTGAACGGAGTGATTTCATTTTTTAAAAACCGCTTCCGGCCCAACGAGGATTTTACTGCAAAAAATTACAATAAAATCTACTGTGTGGGCGAAAAGACTAAAAAGGCATTGAGAAAGCACGGATTCGGAACTTTTAAAGTAGTAAAGAATGCAGAGATGCTGTCCAGGTTTATCATTGGCAAATGCCAGCATGAGCAATTCCTTCACTTCTGCGGCAATCTTGCCATTAATGTTTTGGACAAGGACCTTCCTTTACAAAACATTAAATATAAAAAGGTTACTGTTTATAATACCGAGGAAACCCATCCTTTAATAACTGAAAAATATCATGCTGCAGTATTTTTTAGTCCGAGCGGAGTTCGTAGTTTTGCAAAGCAAAATTCCCTGGAAGGGATGAAGCTGTTTTCGATTGGCGAAACCACTTCCGGTGAATTGAGAAATTATACCAAAGAAAAAATCTTTACTTCTGAAGACAATAATCTGATCTCTATCTTTGACCTGATAAGAAGAGAAACCGGGAGTAAATAA
- the hemC gene encoding hydroxymethylbilane synthase, translating to MKSIRIGTRNSALALWQAREVARHLQNNNYLTEIVPIVSSGDKNLNQPLYSLGITGVFTRDLDVALLNDEIDIAVHSLKDVPTQLPQNIEIVACLERDYPQDILIRKESARNKEFHELKLATSSLRRRAFWLRHYPATEFSDIRGNIQTRLQKLEDGSFDATLLSLAGIKRMKMEIDYEMLPLMIPAPSQGVIAVAGHSGKPEINEILHQISHKATQICVEIERNFLSTLEGGCTAPIGAFAEIIGDQIRFKAALCSLDGKNCIAVDENFEYNSTENFGEKYAKAVLENGGKELMAEIKSQI from the coding sequence ATGAAAAGCATTAGAATCGGAACGAGAAATTCCGCACTTGCACTTTGGCAGGCTAGAGAGGTTGCGAGGCACCTTCAGAACAACAATTATTTAACGGAGATTGTTCCTATCGTATCTTCTGGCGATAAAAACCTTAATCAACCGTTATATTCTTTAGGCATCACGGGGGTCTTTACAAGAGACCTTGATGTCGCATTACTGAATGACGAAATCGATATTGCCGTACATTCTTTGAAAGATGTCCCTACACAGCTCCCTCAAAATATTGAGATCGTTGCCTGTCTGGAGAGAGATTATCCCCAGGACATTCTGATCCGAAAAGAGTCTGCGAGGAATAAAGAATTCCATGAACTGAAACTGGCAACGAGCAGTTTGAGAAGAAGAGCATTTTGGCTAAGACATTACCCGGCAACAGAATTCTCAGATATTCGTGGAAATATCCAGACCCGTCTTCAAAAACTTGAAGATGGCAGCTTTGATGCAACTCTTCTTTCTCTGGCCGGAATTAAAAGAATGAAAATGGAAATCGATTACGAGATGCTTCCATTAATGATTCCAGCACCATCACAAGGTGTTATCGCAGTAGCCGGACATTCCGGTAAACCTGAGATCAATGAAATACTACACCAGATCAGCCACAAGGCAACTCAAATCTGTGTAGAGATTGAAAGAAACTTCTTAAGCACTTTGGAAGGAGGCTGTACAGCCCCTATCGGAGCCTTTGCAGAAATCATCGGCGACCAGATCCGCTTTAAAGCAGCGCTTTGCTCTTTGGATGGTAAAAACTGTATTGCCGTAGATGAAAACTTTGAGTACAATTCAACAGAGAATTTTGGAGAAAAGTATGCCAAGGCAGTTCTTGAAAACGGTGGAAAAGAATTAATGGCTGAAATCAAAAGCCAGATCTAA
- the hemA gene encoding glutamyl-tRNA reductase, producing MLQYSNIHQTSNFAVLSISYEKADVETRGKFAFFDENIKNFVSQVHQENLGDAFVVSTCNRTEIYTTSPNYLLVAEEYCKTIGVQLTDFLQFANILTKEEALIHLFRVAAGLESQIIGDFEIIGQIKKAYSRFKRERQNSNPYLERAINAAIQISKRIKNETGISNGAASVSYAAVHYILNSQKRINEKNILLLGVGEIGQNTVENLVKHVYQPKIKIANRTQEKAEKISQKYNIPHVDYSDFDKELKNTDILIVATGAKHPIINQTHFPNGKETLVIDLSIPHNVEKNVTENENVTLIDVDELSKQIQETIQQREKEIPKAEKIIKELMKDFIEWEKKRKLAPNIHHFKAVLKNMERNEMHNFYKKNKYINITDMELSDKMIQKITNRFAKYIIDNPLKAEEISKLMHEILVEQPNNEFNEKH from the coding sequence ATGTTACAGTATTCCAACATTCATCAGACATCAAATTTTGCCGTGCTTTCCATAAGCTACGAAAAAGCTGATGTCGAAACGAGAGGAAAGTTTGCATTCTTTGATGAAAACATCAAAAACTTTGTTTCCCAGGTCCACCAGGAAAATCTGGGAGATGCTTTTGTGGTTTCCACCTGTAACAGAACCGAAATTTATACCACTTCGCCGAATTATCTTTTGGTTGCTGAAGAATATTGTAAAACAATCGGAGTACAGCTCACCGACTTCCTTCAGTTTGCCAATATCCTTACCAAAGAAGAGGCTTTAATTCATCTTTTCAGAGTAGCAGCCGGTCTTGAAAGCCAGATCATCGGAGATTTTGAAATCATCGGGCAGATCAAAAAAGCATATAGCCGCTTTAAAAGAGAAAGACAGAACTCTAACCCCTATCTGGAAAGAGCAATCAATGCGGCCATCCAGATCTCGAAAAGAATCAAAAACGAAACCGGTATTTCCAATGGAGCAGCTTCCGTTTCCTATGCTGCCGTTCACTATATCTTAAACAGCCAGAAGAGAATCAATGAAAAAAATATCCTTCTTTTGGGAGTGGGTGAAATCGGACAAAATACGGTGGAGAATCTGGTAAAGCATGTTTATCAGCCGAAAATTAAGATTGCCAACAGGACACAGGAGAAAGCTGAAAAGATTTCCCAGAAATATAATATTCCCCATGTTGATTATTCTGATTTTGACAAGGAATTAAAGAACACCGATATTCTTATCGTGGCAACAGGAGCAAAACATCCTATTATCAACCAGACTCATTTCCCGAACGGAAAAGAAACACTGGTGATTGATCTTTCCATTCCGCATAATGTGGAAAAGAACGTTACGGAAAATGAAAATGTAACCCTGATTGACGTTGATGAACTTTCAAAACAAATCCAGGAAACGATCCAGCAGCGGGAAAAAGAGATCCCAAAAGCGGAAAAGATCATCAAGGAACTGATGAAAGACTTCATCGAATGGGAGAAAAAAAGAAAATTAGCCCCTAATATTCATCATTTCAAAGCCGTTTTAAAGAACATGGAACGCAATGAAATGCATAATTTTTATAAAAAGAACAAATACATAAACATCACGGACATGGAACTTTCTGATAAAATGATCCAGAAAATCACCAACCGTTTTGCAAAATATATCATTGATAATCCTTTAAAAGCCGAAGAAATTAGTAAATTAATGCACGAAATATTAGTTGAACAACCAAACAACGAATTCAATGAAAAGCATTAG
- a CDS encoding rod shape-determining protein: MSLFDMFTQEIAIDLGTANTLIIHNNKIVIDQPSIVAIERSTGKPIAVGEQAKHMQGKTHEDIKTIRPLKDGVIADFHASEHMIKEFIKKIPGIKGKFIQPALRIVICIPSGITEVEKRAVRDSAQKVNAKEVRLIYEPMAAAIGVGIDVQKPEGNMIIDIGGGTTEIAVVALGGIVCDKSVKIAGDVFTNDIAYYLRTHHNLYIGERTAERIKIEVGSAVEDLDVDIEDIPVQGRDLITGKPKEIMVGYKEIARALDKSIIRIEDAVMETLSLTPPELAADIYKTGIYLAGGGALLRGLADRIHKKTGLPVFVAEDPLRAVVRGTGIALKNMDKFNFLIK; this comes from the coding sequence ATGAGTTTATTTGATATGTTTACGCAAGAAATTGCGATAGACCTGGGAACGGCTAATACCCTTATCATCCATAATAATAAAATTGTTATAGATCAACCGTCAATTGTTGCAATTGAACGTTCTACGGGTAAACCCATTGCTGTAGGTGAACAGGCTAAGCATATGCAGGGCAAAACTCACGAGGATATCAAGACCATTCGTCCTTTGAAAGACGGGGTTATTGCTGATTTCCACGCTTCTGAACATATGATCAAAGAATTTATCAAAAAAATCCCTGGAATCAAAGGTAAATTCATTCAGCCTGCATTACGAATTGTAATCTGTATTCCTTCTGGCATCACTGAAGTTGAAAAAAGAGCGGTAAGAGATTCTGCTCAAAAAGTAAATGCAAAGGAGGTAAGATTAATTTACGAACCAATGGCTGCTGCAATAGGAGTTGGAATAGACGTACAGAAACCTGAAGGGAATATGATCATTGATATAGGTGGAGGGACTACAGAAATTGCTGTGGTAGCTTTAGGAGGTATCGTATGTGACAAGTCCGTAAAAATTGCAGGAGATGTATTTACCAATGATATTGCTTATTACTTAAGAACCCACCATAATCTTTATATTGGAGAAAGAACTGCTGAAAGAATTAAAATTGAAGTAGGTTCTGCAGTAGAAGACCTTGATGTGGATATCGAGGATATCCCGGTACAGGGTAGGGATCTTATTACAGGGAAGCCTAAAGAAATAATGGTTGGATACAAAGAGATTGCACGTGCATTGGATAAATCCATCATCAGAATTGAAGATGCTGTAATGGAGACTCTTTCTCTTACTCCGCCGGAATTGGCAGCTGATATTTATAAAACCGGTATTTATCTTGCCGGAGGTGGCGCGCTATTAAGAGGTCTTGCGGATAGAATCCACAAAAAAACAGGTCTTCCTGTATTTGTAGCGGAGGATCCGTTGAGAGCTGTTGTTCGCGGAACGGGTATTGCTCTTAAGAATATGGATAAGTTCAATTTCTTAATTAAATAA
- the mreC gene encoding rod shape-determining protein MreC: MGFLLRLFSKNTLFVFFIFLQIIALVLIFSRNAMQRSWVAGQTAALNSWVSGYIDEGVSYLKLKQINEDLVVQNKALMAELYGKGGAKNPVFRKVHDTIGGGQIYTFVDGEIVFNSINRRNNYFTINRGRRDGVFPQMGVMAPRGIAGIVINSTDSYALVQSVLSVNKIRINAALKNSGYFGTLTWNGDNSRVMHLADIPKYVALKIGDSVVTDGKSAIFPKGVMIGTIAGYSVDNKTGFWDISVELSEKMGALNKVYVVKNLKKAEVQKIQDTMQAVIKKEND; the protein is encoded by the coding sequence ATGGGATTTTTGCTGAGATTATTTTCGAAGAATACTCTTTTCGTCTTCTTTATATTCCTGCAAATTATTGCTTTGGTTCTGATATTCTCCAGAAATGCCATGCAGAGATCCTGGGTAGCAGGCCAAACGGCTGCGCTGAATTCCTGGGTATCCGGATATATTGATGAAGGAGTTTCTTATCTGAAGCTTAAACAGATCAATGAAGATCTTGTGGTTCAGAATAAAGCCCTTATGGCTGAGCTTTACGGAAAGGGCGGAGCAAAAAATCCAGTCTTCCGAAAAGTTCATGACACCATTGGTGGCGGGCAGATCTATACTTTTGTTGATGGGGAAATTGTTTTTAACAGCATCAACAGAAGAAATAACTACTTTACCATTAACCGGGGCCGCAGAGATGGGGTTTTTCCTCAAATGGGCGTAATGGCCCCGAGAGGTATTGCCGGGATCGTAATCAATTCTACCGACAGCTATGCATTGGTACAATCTGTATTAAGTGTCAACAAGATCAGAATTAATGCGGCACTGAAAAATTCAGGATATTTCGGAACATTGACTTGGAATGGGGATAATTCTCGTGTCATGCATCTTGCTGATATTCCAAAATATGTAGCCTTAAAAATAGGGGACAGTGTGGTGACGGACGGAAAGTCTGCCATCTTCCCTAAAGGAGTGATGATTGGTACTATTGCGGGATACTCCGTAGATAATAAAACAGGTTTCTGGGATATCTCGGTGGAACTGAGTGAAAAAATGGGAGCGTTAAATAAAGTGTATGTAGTAAAGAATCTTAAGAAAGCTGAAGTGCAGAAGATTCAGGATACTATGCAAGCTGTAATAAAAAAAGAAAATGATTAG
- a CDS encoding penicillin-binding protein 2: protein MNTRYLKIFSVLVVIALIFVARLAYLQLFTDRYALNAANTSIKTEYVIPQRGVIFDRNGKIMVGNQPAYEVSFTQALMKPDFDTLGFCSLMKITKADFIKRIAVIKKEKYYSKLTPMTFMKDLSREDIARVQEIIFKYPAFTIVQRPQRQYEVSTSGNLLGYTSEVNERDIKKDSVYYLPGDFIGKTGVEKSYETELRGIKGIKYIQKDIKLRNIGSYKNGTLDKDVVTGKDITLTIDYDLQRMAEEMLVNKHGAIVALDPNNGEVLVAATGPDIDPNLFTGPYKSKNLYALSRDTLYENKPTFDRSLQAGYPPGSTFKLLTALAAMQMGVMDEKTIFPCGGGFFYKGKRIKGHGGAEPLIPSIQVSSNCFFTYAFIAIIKKYPGNPSKGVDEWKKIMSSFGVGEFLNNDFAVGAKGRIPSGDFYEKRFKAIMKASGSKRTDFKNWDEMSTGAIYNGMGQGDVLVTPIQLANYVAAIANKGWYYTPHIVKGIDGKPNPDPRFKVKHKTLVDPKHFEPVLKGMEAVVLRGTARGLKSNDFTQLAKTGTAQVPQGKDNSIFVLIAPADKPKIVVVAVMEHAGFGATWAGPACTVIAEKYITGDLKRENLYKKMITSSFMPEYKRQWVIDLKRKGLYIDPKPDSIKQKRIKDSLELVKQQKAKLQKKIEEETKKNNTAKKTVKQ from the coding sequence TTGAACACACGTTATTTAAAAATCTTTTCGGTCCTTGTTGTGATCGCCCTTATTTTTGTGGCGAGGCTTGCTTATTTGCAATTGTTTACAGACCGTTATGCATTAAATGCAGCGAATACCTCCATCAAAACCGAATATGTCATTCCACAGCGTGGAGTCATTTTTGACAGGAATGGTAAAATCATGGTAGGAAACCAACCTGCTTATGAAGTCTCTTTTACACAGGCATTGATGAAGCCTGATTTTGATACCCTTGGTTTCTGCAGTCTGATGAAGATTACCAAGGCTGATTTTATCAAAAGAATTGCTGTTATCAAAAAGGAAAAGTATTATTCCAAACTGACTCCGATGACTTTTATGAAGGATCTCAGCAGGGAAGATATTGCAAGAGTTCAGGAAATCATTTTTAAATACCCTGCCTTTACTATTGTACAGCGTCCGCAGCGTCAATATGAAGTGTCTACATCAGGAAATCTTCTGGGATATACCAGTGAAGTAAACGAGAGGGATATCAAAAAAGATTCTGTATACTATTTACCTGGAGATTTTATCGGAAAAACAGGGGTGGAGAAATCTTATGAAACAGAACTTCGTGGCATAAAAGGAATTAAATATATCCAAAAAGATATCAAACTTCGTAATATCGGATCTTATAAAAACGGAACATTAGATAAAGATGTTGTTACAGGAAAAGATATTACATTAACTATTGATTATGATCTTCAGAGAATGGCTGAAGAAATGCTTGTAAACAAGCACGGGGCAATTGTAGCTTTAGATCCTAATAATGGGGAAGTATTAGTTGCGGCAACCGGACCGGATATTGATCCGAATCTTTTCACCGGACCTTATAAATCAAAAAATTTATACGCGCTGTCAAGAGATACGCTTTACGAAAATAAACCCACTTTTGATCGTTCTTTACAAGCAGGATATCCTCCGGGGTCAACTTTCAAATTGTTGACTGCCCTGGCTGCCATGCAGATGGGAGTAATGGATGAAAAGACTATTTTCCCTTGTGGAGGCGGATTTTTCTATAAAGGCAAAAGAATTAAAGGTCATGGTGGGGCTGAACCGCTTATTCCTTCAATTCAGGTTTCCAGTAACTGTTTTTTCACATATGCATTTATTGCAATCATCAAAAAATATCCGGGGAATCCTTCAAAAGGTGTTGATGAATGGAAAAAGATCATGAGCAGCTTTGGAGTTGGAGAGTTTTTAAATAATGATTTTGCTGTGGGGGCAAAAGGAAGAATCCCTTCCGGAGATTTTTACGAGAAAAGGTTTAAAGCCATCATGAAAGCAAGTGGTTCCAAGAGAACTGATTTTAAAAACTGGGATGAGATGTCAACGGGTGCTATTTATAATGGGATGGGACAGGGAGATGTTTTGGTAACCCCTATTCAGTTGGCAAATTATGTGGCTGCTATTGCTAACAAAGGATGGTATTATACACCGCATATTGTAAAAGGAATTGACGGAAAGCCAAATCCTGATCCAAGGTTTAAGGTGAAGCATAAAACTTTAGTGGATCCAAAACATTTTGAGCCGGTTTTAAAAGGTATGGAAGCTGTGGTTTTGAGAGGAACAGCAAGAGGGTTGAAGTCCAATGATTTTACACAATTGGCCAAAACAGGGACAGCACAGGTTCCGCAAGGAAAGGATAATTCAATCTTTGTATTGATTGCCCCTGCTGATAAACCTAAAATTGTGGTGGTTGCAGTAATGGAGCATGCGGGATTTGGTGCTACATGGGCTGGTCCGGCTTGTACAGTAATTGCAGAAAAATATATCACAGGTGATCTGAAACGTGAAAATCTTTATAAAAAGATGATTACTTCCAGCTTTATGCCGGAATATAAGAGACAATGGGTGATTGACCTTAAACGTAAAGGATTGTACATTGATCCTAAACCGGATTCAATTAAACAAAAAAGAATAAAGGATAGTCTGGAGCTGGTGAAACAGCAAAAAGCCAAACTGCAAAAGAAAATAGAAGAGGAAACTAAAAAGAATAACACTGCTAAAAAAACGGTAAAGCAATGA
- the rodA gene encoding rod shape-determining protein RodA, whose product MKWMEGIDKLGLGLYFLLCIFAIANIYSVDQKLGEKQLIFFCISLFVGLIIFFSRSKFFENMAGIIYIGGVLLLIGLFPFGKEILGQKNWYKFGSFTMQPVEFAKIGTALMLANYVSGPDFNLKNKKSLWMALAIIGIPAAVVLAIPDVGSMLVFIAFFIALYREGLSGLLFGIGFIFAGVFLIALAVPPVYVAAAVVLIAGVLIAMNYHRMSWDVISISGIAGSVLLLCGLAFGSPYILEKLPKHQRERIEVLYKGEKAFRDTSGYNLLYSKTAIGSGGLLGKGYREGSVTQGKFVPEQETDYIFCTVGEEWGFIGSAVLILCYMVYIGRIYYLAEKQKSTFNRVFGYCFASILLMHFSINLGMVMGLFPTVGIPLPYFSYGGSSLLAFSMMTFIFFKLNYSDKNSLV is encoded by the coding sequence ATGAAATGGATGGAAGGAATAGATAAACTGGGCCTTGGGCTGTATTTCCTGCTTTGCATCTTTGCTATTGCAAATATTTACAGTGTTGACCAAAAACTGGGCGAGAAACAATTAATCTTTTTCTGTATTTCGCTATTCGTGGGACTTATCATATTTTTCAGCAGAAGTAAGTTCTTCGAAAATATGGCCGGGATTATTTACATTGGCGGAGTCTTGTTGCTTATCGGACTTTTCCCGTTTGGAAAAGAAATCCTGGGGCAGAAGAACTGGTATAAGTTCGGAAGCTTTACCATGCAGCCTGTAGAATTTGCGAAGATAGGTACGGCGCTTATGCTGGCCAATTATGTTTCCGGTCCTGATTTTAATCTGAAAAACAAAAAATCCCTATGGATGGCCCTGGCCATTATTGGTATTCCGGCTGCCGTGGTGCTGGCGATTCCGGATGTGGGATCCATGCTTGTTTTTATCGCATTTTTCATCGCATTATATAGAGAAGGGCTGAGCGGGCTTTTATTTGGGATAGGTTTTATTTTTGCCGGTGTATTTTTGATTGCACTTGCCGTCCCGCCTGTGTACGTTGCAGCAGCAGTGGTGCTGATTGCTGGAGTCCTGATTGCAATGAACTATCATAGGATGTCCTGGGATGTTATCTCTATTTCCGGAATTGCAGGATCTGTTCTTCTGTTGTGTGGGCTGGCTTTTGGTTCTCCTTATATCTTAGAGAAACTTCCGAAGCACCAGAGAGAAAGAATTGAAGTCCTTTATAAGGGAGAAAAAGCATTCAGGGATACTTCAGGGTATAACTTATTATATTCTAAAACAGCGATCGGATCAGGAGGTCTTTTGGGTAAAGGATACCGGGAAGGATCCGTTACTCAGGGAAAATTCGTTCCGGAGCAGGAAACCGATTATATTTTCTGTACCGTAGGCGAAGAATGGGGTTTTATTGGAAGTGCCGTTCTTATTTTGTGCTATATGGTATATATAGGCAGGATCTATTATCTGGCCGAGAAACAGAAATCCACCTTTAACCGGGTATTTGGCTATTGTTTTGCATCCATTCTGCTGATGCACTTTTCAATTAATTTAGGGATGGTTATGGGGCTTTTCCCTACCGTAGGGATTCCTCTTCCTTATTTCAGTTATGGAGGAAGTTCTTTGCTGGCATTCTCCATGATGACATTTATTTTCTTTAAACTCAACTATTCGGATAAGAACAGTTTGGTATAG